A window of Bradyrhizobium sp. AZCC 1610 contains these coding sequences:
- a CDS encoding MATE family efflux transporter yields MTLEAPLDMRPTAAVPSASANGLLTSPILPTLLKLTLPNAIAMAGTTLVAVAETSYIGRLGTEPLAGIALVFPFVMLTQMMSAGAMGGGVSSAISRAIGADDRDRAATLALHAAMIGACAGIFFTVMMLIFGRAFYTLLGGRGGVLEQAMQYSHVLFSGAIAIWLVNTLASVVRGTGDMRIPSVTLIGTALVQIAVGGALGFGLFGLPKFGMSGVAAGQLVAFTLGAMFLAWHLLSGRSRLALNFKGFKFQRDMFLDILKVGAVSCLSPLQTVLTVLIFTKILAGYGTETLAGYGMGSRLEFLLTPIAFAFGVASVPMVGMAVGAGLVTRARQVAWTAGIAAAITVGAIGLIVAAMPSLWVSLFTSDAGVTAAASSYLVWAGPAFAFFGMGVCLYFSSQGAAKVGGPVIAGTARLLIVGGGGWWLASTGAPAWTLFALVGAAMVVYGLGTALSIRLTRWDK; encoded by the coding sequence ATGACCTTGGAAGCCCCGCTCGACATGCGCCCCACCGCCGCGGTTCCATCCGCGTCGGCCAACGGCCTGCTCACCTCGCCGATCCTGCCGACGCTGCTGAAGCTCACGCTGCCCAATGCGATCGCCATGGCCGGCACGACGCTGGTTGCGGTCGCCGAGACCTCCTATATCGGCCGGCTCGGCACCGAGCCGCTCGCCGGCATCGCGCTGGTGTTTCCCTTCGTCATGCTGACGCAGATGATGTCGGCGGGCGCGATGGGCGGCGGCGTTTCCTCCGCGATCAGCCGGGCGATCGGCGCTGATGATCGCGACCGCGCGGCGACGCTGGCGCTGCATGCCGCGATGATCGGCGCCTGCGCCGGAATCTTTTTCACCGTGATGATGCTGATTTTCGGCCGCGCGTTTTACACGCTGCTCGGCGGGCGTGGCGGCGTGCTCGAGCAGGCCATGCAATATTCGCATGTGCTGTTCTCCGGCGCGATCGCGATCTGGCTGGTCAACACGCTGGCCTCGGTGGTGCGCGGCACCGGCGACATGCGGATTCCATCGGTAACGCTGATCGGCACCGCGCTGGTGCAGATTGCTGTCGGCGGCGCGCTGGGCTTTGGGCTGTTCGGCCTGCCGAAATTCGGCATGAGCGGCGTTGCCGCAGGCCAGCTTGTCGCGTTCACGCTGGGGGCGATGTTCCTGGCCTGGCACCTCCTCAGCGGCCGCAGCCGGCTGGCGCTGAATTTCAAGGGCTTCAAATTCCAGCGCGACATGTTCCTCGACATTCTCAAGGTCGGCGCGGTGTCCTGCCTGTCGCCGCTGCAGACCGTGCTGACGGTGCTGATCTTCACCAAAATCCTGGCCGGCTACGGCACCGAGACGCTGGCCGGCTATGGCATGGGCTCGCGGCTGGAATTTCTGCTGACGCCGATCGCATTTGCATTCGGCGTGGCGTCAGTGCCGATGGTCGGCATGGCTGTTGGCGCAGGGCTGGTGACACGCGCGCGGCAGGTGGCGTGGACCGCGGGCATAGCTGCCGCCATCACCGTGGGCGCCATCGGGCTGATCGTAGCAGCAATGCCGTCGCTCTGGGTTTCGCTGTTCACCAGCGACGCCGGCGTCACCGCCGCGGCTTCTTCCTATCTCGTCTGGGCCGGCCCGGCATTCGCCTTTTTCGGAATGGGCGTCTGCCTCTATTTTTCCTCGCAAGGGGCCGCGAAGGTCGGCGGCCCCGTGATAGCCGGCACCGCGCGATTGCTGATCGTCGGCGGCGGCGGCTGGTGGCTGGCCTCAACGGGCGCGCCGGCATGGACACTGTTCGCACTGGTGGGCGCGGCGATGGTCGTTTACGGCCTCGGTACGGCGCTGTCGATCCGCCTCACCCGCTGGGACAAATGA
- a CDS encoding GNAT family N-acetyltransferase, translated as MSIEIDVLNGDASWRRAEPLMQAVWPAHVVEKLSWGHVKWAHADLRVLIDAPEDAAQPGLACHVGIYFRDAIWDGRKVHIGGIGGVSTRDDCRGRGYATLALNAAIRTMRDHEAIRFAMLFCEPHNEAFYEARGWHPFKGEVYAEQPEGRVRFEAMAPFVFDFTRKPRDGVIDLCGLPW; from the coding sequence ATGAGCATCGAGATCGACGTCCTGAACGGGGACGCATCATGGCGAAGGGCCGAACCGCTGATGCAAGCGGTCTGGCCGGCTCATGTGGTCGAAAAGCTTTCGTGGGGTCACGTCAAATGGGCCCACGCCGATTTGCGCGTGCTGATTGACGCGCCGGAGGACGCGGCCCAGCCGGGTCTTGCCTGCCATGTCGGCATCTATTTCCGTGACGCCATTTGGGACGGGCGCAAGGTTCATATCGGCGGCATCGGCGGCGTCTCGACCCGCGACGACTGCCGGGGACGCGGCTACGCCACACTGGCGCTCAACGCCGCGATCCGAACCATGCGCGACCACGAAGCCATCAGGTTTGCAATGCTGTTCTGCGAGCCGCACAATGAAGCATTCTATGAAGCGCGCGGCTGGCATCCGTTTAAAGGCGAGGTCTATGCCGAACAGCCGGAGGGACGCGTGCGTTTCGAGGCCATGGCGCCGTTCGTGTTCGATTTTACCCGCAAGCCGCGCGACGGCGTCATCGACCTATGCGGCCTGCCGTGGTGA
- a CDS encoding superoxide dismutase translates to MTFTLPNLPYSHDALAPHMSKETLEYHHDKHHQAYVTNGNNAIKGTEFEGKSLEEIVKGSFGKNPAVFNNAGQHYNHLHFWNWMKPNGGGSKLPGRLEKKITEDLGGLDKFKADFAAAGVGQFGSGWCWLSVKNGKLEISKTANGESPLVHGATPILGCDVWEHSYYIDYRNRRPDYLKAFCDHLINWDYVDELFGKVGA, encoded by the coding sequence ATGACCTTCACGCTGCCCAATCTTCCCTATTCCCACGACGCCCTTGCGCCCCACATGTCCAAGGAAACGCTGGAATATCACCACGACAAGCATCACCAGGCTTACGTGACCAACGGAAACAACGCGATCAAGGGGACTGAATTCGAAGGCAAGTCCCTGGAGGAGATCGTCAAGGGTTCGTTCGGCAAGAATCCGGCCGTGTTCAACAACGCCGGCCAGCACTACAACCATCTGCATTTCTGGAACTGGATGAAGCCGAACGGCGGCGGCAGCAAGCTGCCCGGCCGTCTGGAAAAGAAGATCACCGAGGACCTCGGCGGTCTCGACAAGTTCAAGGCCGATTTCGCCGCCGCCGGCGTCGGTCAGTTCGGCTCCGGCTGGTGCTGGCTGTCGGTCAAGAACGGCAAGCTCGAAATCTCCAAGACCGCGAACGGCGAAAGCCCGCTGGTCCATGGCGCGACGCCTATTCTCGGCTGTGACGTCTGGGAGCACTCCTACTACATCGACTATCGCAACCGCCGTCCCGACTATCTGAAGGCGTTCTGCGATCATCTGATCAACTGGGACTACGTCGACGAACTGTTCGGCAAGGTCGGAGCCTAA
- the crcB gene encoding fluoride efflux transporter CrcB translates to MSYLLVFFGGGLGASLRHLINLTCARALGTGFPWGTFIINITGSTVMGLIAGYLAFKGGASQPWRLFLMTGILGGYTTFSAYSLDAALLYERGELASAALYVVGSVVLSIAGLFAGLALVRQFT, encoded by the coding sequence ATGAGCTATTTGCTGGTCTTCTTCGGTGGCGGGCTTGGCGCGAGTCTCCGCCATCTCATCAATCTCACCTGCGCCCGTGCTCTCGGCACCGGCTTTCCCTGGGGCACCTTCATCATCAATATCACAGGCTCGACGGTGATGGGGCTGATCGCGGGCTATCTCGCCTTCAAGGGCGGGGCGTCGCAGCCCTGGCGGCTGTTTTTGATGACCGGCATCCTCGGCGGCTACACCACGTTTTCGGCCTACTCGCTCGATGCGGCGCTGCTCTACGAGCGCGGCGAACTCGCATCCGCGGCGCTTTACGTCGTTGGCTCGGTCGTGCTCTCGATTGCCGGGCTGTTTGCCGGCCTTGCGCTGGTCCGCCAGTTCACCTGA
- a CDS encoding permease produces the protein MSEHQIKDPAPADDAEPKPRRARKPVGWSMIFIGALVAVCAGLVWRRDGIDGVLKILTHDLWLFGEVMPRVLAGCLLGGFIAEILPHEKVSRALGPSSGLKGLLIGTAFGAILPGGPFTAYPVAAALLTVGADFGATIAMVVSWTLIGYGRAVAWELPILGTEFTLWRIVISLPIPVLAGALGRFVFVRMYPKGEPEPPA, from the coding sequence TTGTCAGAACATCAGATAAAAGACCCGGCGCCTGCCGATGACGCCGAGCCGAAGCCCCGGCGCGCCCGCAAGCCTGTGGGCTGGTCGATGATCTTCATCGGCGCGCTGGTCGCGGTTTGCGCAGGCTTGGTCTGGCGGCGCGACGGCATCGATGGCGTGCTCAAGATCCTCACGCATGATCTGTGGCTGTTCGGGGAAGTCATGCCGCGCGTGCTGGCCGGCTGCCTGCTCGGCGGCTTCATCGCGGAGATCCTGCCGCACGAAAAAGTCTCGCGGGCGCTGGGGCCGTCGTCCGGACTCAAGGGATTGCTGATCGGAACGGCGTTCGGCGCGATCCTGCCGGGCGGTCCCTTCACTGCCTATCCGGTGGCGGCGGCGCTGCTCACCGTCGGCGCCGATTTCGGCGCCACCATCGCGATGGTGGTGAGCTGGACGCTGATCGGCTATGGCCGCGCGGTCGCCTGGGAGCTGCCGATCCTCGGCACCGAGTTCACGCTGTGGCGGATCGTGATCTCGCTGCCGATCCCGGTGCTGGCAGGCGCGCTCGGCCGCTTCGTTTTTGTGCGGATGTATCCGAAGGGCGAGCCGGAGCCGCCGGCATGA
- a CDS encoding GDCCVxC domain-containing (seleno)protein, translating into MQLESTLTCPTCGHQATETMPTDACQFFYDCQCCGTRLKPKPGDCCVYCSYGTVPCPPIQIDGKGTGCSVIV; encoded by the coding sequence ATGCAGCTTGAATCGACGCTGACCTGTCCCACGTGTGGGCACCAAGCCACCGAGACGATGCCGACAGATGCCTGCCAGTTCTTCTACGACTGTCAGTGCTGCGGCACCCGGCTCAAGCCCAAGCCGGGCGATTGCTGCGTTTACTGCTCGTACGGAACCGTGCCGTGCCCGCCGATCCAGATAGACGGCAAGGGAACGGGTTGCAGCGTGATTGTGTAA
- a CDS encoding cation transporter codes for MADHCCAPPPLNLGPRQDVSAFRRVLWAVLGINAAMFLVEIGAGLAAGSASLQADALDFLGDAANYAISLFVVGMALRYRASAALAKGVTMGAFGLWVIGVTGWHVLHGTLPHSVTMGSVGFAALVANALSFYLLWRHRAGDANMRSAWICTRNDVLGNLAVLLAALGVFGTGTGWPDIIVAAIMAVLALQGSVTVVRHALAELKQPAAATA; via the coding sequence ATGGCAGATCACTGCTGCGCACCTCCACCCTTGAACCTGGGCCCGCGCCAGGACGTGAGCGCGTTCCGGCGCGTCTTGTGGGCCGTGCTCGGCATCAATGCCGCGATGTTCCTGGTTGAAATCGGCGCGGGCCTGGCTGCTGGCTCTGCCTCACTCCAAGCCGACGCGCTCGACTTTCTGGGCGATGCAGCCAACTACGCGATTAGCCTGTTCGTGGTCGGCATGGCCTTGCGCTATCGGGCCAGCGCCGCGCTTGCCAAGGGCGTCACGATGGGCGCTTTCGGGCTATGGGTTATCGGCGTCACCGGCTGGCATGTCCTGCACGGGACGCTGCCGCATTCTGTCACCATGGGCAGTGTCGGTTTTGCCGCGCTGGTCGCCAATGCGCTATCCTTTTACCTGTTGTGGCGGCACCGCGCGGGCGACGCCAACATGCGGTCGGCCTGGATTTGCACGCGCAATGACGTGTTAGGCAATCTGGCTGTGTTGCTGGCTGCGCTTGGCGTGTTCGGCACCGGCACCGGGTGGCCCGACATTATCGTTGCCGCGATTATGGCAGTGCTTGCGCTGCAAGGCTCAGTGACCGTCGTGCGGCACGCCCTGGCCGAATTGAAGCAGCCCGCCGCAGCGACGGCTTAG
- a CDS encoding nucleotidyltransferase family protein — MDKQDILARLREHEAVLKAQGVSHAALFGSRARGDARPDSDIDILVEIAPDVRMDVFKYVGIVHSIEDLFPVRVDVSNRIALKSHVKPIAEREAIYAF; from the coding sequence ATGGACAAGCAGGACATTCTAGCCAGACTGCGCGAGCATGAAGCCGTCTTGAAAGCTCAAGGCGTCAGTCATGCTGCCTTGTTTGGCTCCCGCGCCCGCGGCGACGCCCGCCCCGACAGCGACATCGACATTCTGGTCGAAATCGCGCCGGACGTTCGGATGGATGTTTTCAAATACGTCGGTATCGTTCACAGCATCGAAGATCTTTTTCCGGTGCGCGTGGATGTGTCAAACCGGATCGCGCTCAAGTCTCATGTGAAACCGATCGCCGAGCGCGAAGCCATTTATGCGTTCTGA
- a CDS encoding HepT-like ribonuclease domain-containing protein — MTRALEIISEASRRLPDDLRDRHPQLPWRSIRDVGNFYRHQYDNVAASYVWETVTVHLPPLLAAVVAEIKALEGEI, encoded by the coding sequence GTGACGCGGGCGCTGGAAATTATCTCGGAAGCAAGCCGCCGGTTGCCCGATGATCTGCGCGATCGGCATCCTCAACTGCCTTGGCGGTCCATCCGGGACGTTGGCAATTTTTATCGGCATCAATACGACAACGTGGCCGCGTCCTATGTCTGGGAAACGGTGACTGTACATCTTCCGCCCTTGCTTGCTGCCGTTGTCGCCGAGATCAAGGCGCTGGAAGGCGAGATATGA
- a CDS encoding metal ABC transporter ATP-binding protein, which translates to MAAQIKFHNVTLGYDRHPAVHHLKGEVAAGALVAVIGPNGAGKSTLFRGLAGILKPLSGSIDLGGLDIRDIAYLPQTADIDRTFPISVFDLVGTGLWRRTGFFGGMGKAERDKITRALAAVGLNGFENRSIGTLSGGQMQRMLFARVLLQDARLIVLDEPFNAIDTKTSADLLALVKRWHGEGRTVLAALHDMELVRDHFPETLLLARGPVAWGPTAEVLTAENLMVALRMCEAFDDTAAACADDMPSRAA; encoded by the coding sequence ATGGCTGCGCAGATAAAATTCCACAACGTCACGCTCGGCTATGACCGGCACCCGGCCGTGCATCACCTCAAGGGCGAGGTCGCGGCCGGTGCGCTGGTGGCGGTGATCGGGCCGAACGGCGCCGGCAAGTCGACGCTGTTTCGCGGGCTCGCCGGCATCTTGAAGCCGCTGTCGGGATCGATCGATCTCGGCGGGCTCGATATCCGCGACATCGCCTATCTGCCGCAGACCGCGGACATCGACCGAACCTTTCCGATTTCGGTGTTCGATCTGGTCGGCACGGGGCTGTGGCGCAGGACAGGATTTTTCGGCGGCATGGGCAAGGCCGAGCGCGACAAGATCACGCGGGCGCTTGCCGCCGTCGGCCTCAACGGATTTGAGAACCGTTCGATCGGCACGCTGTCCGGCGGCCAGATGCAGCGCATGCTGTTCGCGCGCGTGCTGCTGCAGGACGCGCGCCTTATCGTGCTCGACGAGCCGTTCAACGCCATCGACACGAAAACATCGGCCGATCTGCTGGCGCTGGTGAAGCGCTGGCACGGCGAGGGCCGCACCGTGCTGGCGGCGCTGCACGACATGGAGCTGGTGCGTGACCATTTTCCGGAAACGCTGCTGCTCGCGCGCGGACCCGTGGCCTGGGGCCCGACCGCAGAGGTGCTGACCGCGGAAAACCTGATGGTCGCCTTGCGGATGTGCGAGGCGTTCGACGACACCGCCGCCGCCTGCGCGGACGATATGCCGTCACGGGCCGCCTGA
- a CDS encoding metal ABC transporter permease, giving the protein MLYDALIAPFTEFEFMRRALAAVIALALGAAPIGVFLMLRRMSLVGDAMAHAILPGAAIGFLVSGINLFAMTTGGLIAGFTVAILAGVVARNTELKEDASLATFYLVSLALGVTIVSIKGTNIDLLHVLFGNILAMDDQTLLVIAFNATITLLVMAVIFRPLVIECVDPVFLSTVSRAGAPAHLAFLALVVINLVNGFHALGTLLGVGLMILPAGIARFWSREITGMICIAVASAILSGYAGLVLSFQTRIPSGPAIILIAAVLYVVSLLFGSVSGLVRQMFPGRHLEA; this is encoded by the coding sequence ATGCTGTACGACGCGCTGATCGCGCCCTTCACCGAATTCGAGTTCATGCGCCGCGCGCTCGCCGCCGTGATCGCGCTTGCGCTGGGGGCGGCGCCGATCGGCGTGTTCCTGATGCTGCGCCGGATGAGCCTGGTCGGCGACGCCATGGCGCATGCGATCCTGCCCGGAGCCGCGATCGGCTTCCTCGTCTCCGGCATCAACTTGTTCGCGATGACGACGGGCGGACTGATCGCAGGCTTTACGGTTGCGATCCTCGCCGGCGTGGTGGCGCGCAATACGGAGCTGAAGGAGGACGCTTCACTTGCGACCTTCTATCTGGTGTCGCTCGCGCTCGGCGTCACCATCGTTTCCATCAAGGGCACCAATATCGACCTGCTGCACGTGTTGTTCGGCAACATCCTGGCGATGGACGACCAGACGCTGCTGGTGATCGCCTTCAACGCCACCATCACGCTGCTGGTGATGGCGGTGATCTTTCGGCCGCTGGTGATCGAATGCGTCGATCCGGTTTTCCTGAGCACCGTCAGCCGCGCCGGTGCGCCCGCACATCTGGCGTTCCTGGCGCTGGTCGTCATCAACCTCGTCAACGGCTTTCACGCGCTCGGCACGCTGCTCGGGGTCGGCCTGATGATCCTGCCGGCCGGCATCGCGCGGTTCTGGTCGCGCGAGATCACCGGTATGATCTGCATCGCGGTCGCGAGCGCCATCCTGTCGGGCTATGCCGGGCTGGTGCTGTCGTTCCAGACTCGCATCCCCTCCGGTCCTGCAATCATTCTGATCGCGGCAGTGCTCTATGTAGTGTCGCTGCTGTTCGGCAGTGTCAGCGGCCTGGTCCGGCAGATGTTCCCCGGCCGTCACCTCGAGGCGTAG
- a CDS encoding metal ABC transporter substrate-binding protein gives MIRFWLIILTLIAAVDPARAADRLNVVASFSILGDFVRNVGGEYISVTTLVGPDGDTHVYMPAPADVKRVADAKIVFVNGLGLEGWLSRLVKSAGSKATIVTATSGITPLKLGSGADPHAWQSVANAKVYVTNIRDALAAADPANAEVYKSNAGAYLAQLDALDREVREAVAQIPPSRRKVISTHDAFGYFAAAYGVEFIAPVGVSTESEASARDVARIITQIRATNIPAVFMENVSDTRLIRRISAETGAKVGGTLYSDSLTAEKGDSPTYIAMVRHNIKTLTSALSP, from the coding sequence ATGATCCGGTTCTGGCTCATCATTCTCACCCTGATCGCGGCTGTTGACCCGGCCCGCGCCGCGGATCGCCTCAACGTCGTCGCCAGCTTCTCGATCCTCGGCGATTTCGTCCGTAACGTGGGGGGCGAGTACATCAGCGTCACGACGCTGGTCGGGCCCGACGGCGATACACATGTCTACATGCCGGCACCGGCGGACGTCAAAAGGGTCGCGGACGCGAAGATCGTTTTCGTCAATGGGCTTGGCCTGGAAGGTTGGCTGTCGCGGCTGGTGAAGTCCGCCGGCAGCAAGGCTACCATCGTGACCGCGACATCGGGCATTACCCCGCTCAAGCTCGGCTCGGGCGCCGATCCCCACGCCTGGCAATCGGTGGCCAATGCGAAGGTCTATGTCACCAATATTCGCGACGCGTTGGCGGCGGCCGATCCCGCTAATGCCGAGGTCTACAAATCGAATGCCGGCGCTTATCTGGCGCAACTGGACGCGCTGGACCGCGAGGTGCGCGAAGCGGTTGCACAAATTCCGCCAAGCCGCCGCAAGGTGATCTCCACCCACGACGCCTTCGGCTATTTTGCCGCCGCCTATGGCGTTGAATTCATCGCGCCTGTCGGTGTCTCGACCGAATCCGAGGCGAGCGCCCGCGATGTGGCCCGGATTATCACCCAAATCAGGGCCACTAACATACCGGCCGTTTTCATGGAAAATGTCAGCGACACCAGGTTGATCCGCCGGATCTCGGCCGAGACCGGCGCCAAGGTCGGCGGAACGCTCTATTCGGACAGCCTGACGGCCGAAAAGGGCGATTCTCCCACTTACATTGCAATGGTCAGGCACAATATAAAGACCCTGACCAGCGCGCTGAGCCCATAG
- a CDS encoding CobW family GTP-binding protein: MSEPSSQKIPVTVLTGYLGAGKTTLLNRILSENHGKKYAVIVNEFGEIGIDNDLIIGADEEVFEMNNGCVCCTVRGDLVRILDGLMKRKGKFDAIIVETTGLADPAPVAQTFFVDEDVQKNARLDAVVTVADAKWLSDRLKDAPEAKNQIAFADVIVLNKTDLVSKAELAEVEARIRGINPYAKLHRTERCKVALSDVLERGAFDLDRILEIEPEFLDAGDGHDHHHDHDHHHGHHDHGHSHGGLKHYHDEDMQSLSLRSDKPLDPTIFMPWLQNLVATEGQKILRSKGILAFTDDDDRYVFQGVHMMLEGDHQRKWKDGEARESRVVFIGRELPQQLIRDGFESCIVT, translated from the coding sequence ATGTCTGAACCTTCGTCCCAAAAAATTCCAGTGACCGTGCTGACGGGCTATCTCGGCGCCGGCAAGACCACGCTGCTCAACCGCATCCTGTCGGAAAACCACGGCAAGAAATACGCCGTCATCGTCAACGAATTCGGCGAGATCGGCATCGACAACGACCTCATCATCGGCGCGGATGAGGAAGTGTTCGAGATGAACAATGGCTGCGTCTGCTGCACCGTGCGCGGCGACCTCGTTCGCATTCTCGACGGCTTGATGAAGCGCAAGGGCAAGTTCGACGCCATCATCGTCGAGACGACAGGCCTCGCCGATCCGGCCCCGGTGGCGCAGACCTTCTTCGTCGACGAAGACGTGCAGAAGAACGCCCGGCTCGACGCGGTCGTAACGGTGGCCGACGCCAAATGGCTGAGCGACCGTCTGAAGGATGCGCCGGAGGCCAAGAACCAGATCGCGTTTGCGGACGTGATCGTGCTCAACAAGACGGACCTCGTCTCCAAGGCCGAATTGGCCGAAGTCGAAGCCCGCATCCGTGGCATCAACCCTTACGCAAAACTGCATCGCACCGAGCGTTGCAAGGTCGCCCTGTCGGACGTGCTGGAGCGCGGCGCGTTCGATCTCGATCGCATCCTCGAGATCGAGCCGGAATTCCTCGACGCCGGCGACGGTCACGATCATCACCATGACCATGACCATCATCACGGTCACCATGATCACGGGCACAGCCATGGCGGGCTGAAGCACTACCACGACGAGGACATGCAATCGCTGTCGCTGCGGTCGGACAAGCCGCTCGACCCGACCATATTCATGCCGTGGCTACAAAACCTCGTCGCCACCGAGGGCCAGAAGATTTTGCGCTCCAAAGGCATCCTCGCCTTCACCGACGACGACGACCGCTACGTATTCCAGGGCGTGCACATGATGCTGGAAGGCGATCACCAGCGGAAGTGGAAGGACGGCGAGGCGCGCGAAAGCCGCGTCGTCTTCATCGGCCGCGAGTTGCCGCAGCAGTTGATCCGCGACGGTTTTGAAAGCTGTATCGTCACGTGA
- a CDS encoding WD40 repeat domain-containing protein, with product MKEFDPGEAPSIASITDQVRALPVGMPATSIYFLGDTAVFVGVEENAAVVNEAGEVSKVAIHGGAVLCAASDGKRIVSGGDDGKVVTLNAKGETSVLATDAKRRWIDNVALHPEGAVAWSAGKTAFVRSGKGEEKAFDAPSTVGGLAFAPKGLRVAVAHYNGVTLWFPNMAAKPEFLEWAGSHLAVTFSPDNKFLVTAMHEPALHGWRLADNRHMRMSGYPGRVRSMSWSAGGKGLATSGADSVIIWPFASKDGPMGKEPAMLAPLQARVSMVACHPKQDIMAAGYSDGTVLIVRLEDGAEILVRRNGSEPVSALAWNAKGTLLAFGTEDGDAGMLEF from the coding sequence ATGAAAGAGTTTGATCCAGGCGAGGCGCCCTCCATCGCTTCCATCACCGACCAGGTGCGGGCGTTGCCGGTCGGCATGCCCGCCACGTCGATCTACTTCCTCGGCGATACCGCGGTGTTTGTCGGCGTCGAGGAAAACGCGGCGGTGGTGAACGAAGCGGGCGAAGTTTCGAAAGTCGCCATCCATGGCGGCGCCGTCCTGTGCGCGGCGTCCGATGGCAAGCGTATCGTCAGCGGCGGCGATGACGGCAAGGTCGTCACGCTGAACGCAAAAGGTGAGACGTCGGTGCTCGCGACCGATGCAAAACGGCGCTGGATCGACAATGTCGCGCTGCATCCCGAAGGCGCGGTGGCGTGGTCGGCGGGCAAGACCGCGTTTGTCCGCAGCGGCAAGGGCGAGGAGAAGGCCTTTGATGCGCCCTCGACGGTCGGCGGCCTGGCATTCGCGCCGAAGGGCCTGCGCGTGGCGGTTGCCCATTACAATGGCGTGACGCTGTGGTTTCCCAACATGGCCGCGAAGCCGGAATTTCTCGAATGGGCCGGCTCGCACCTTGCCGTCACTTTCAGCCCCGACAACAAATTTCTGGTCACTGCCATGCATGAACCCGCGCTGCACGGCTGGCGGCTTGCCGATAACAGGCACATGCGAATGAGCGGCTATCCCGGCCGCGTCCGCTCGATGTCGTGGAGCGCAGGCGGCAAGGGGCTCGCCACCTCGGGCGCCGATAGCGTGATCATCTGGCCGTTCGCCAGCAAGGACGGGCCGATGGGCAAGGAGCCGGCGATGCTGGCGCCGCTGCAGGCGCGCGTCTCCATGGTTGCCTGTCATCCGAAGCAGGACATCATGGCCGCAGGCTACAGCGATGGCACCGTGCTGATCGTTCGGCTCGAGGACGGCGCGGAAATTTTGGTGCGCCGCAATGGCAGCGAGCCGGTTTCGGCGCTGGCCTGGAATGCGAAGGGCACGCTGCTGGCCTTCGGCACCGAGGATGGCGACGCCGGGATGTTGGAATTCTAG
- a CDS encoding dioxygenase family protein: MRELTPETITDAVLDQMATTPDPRLKEIMASAVKHLHAFAREVNLTPAEWIKGIEFMTAAGKMCSPERQEFILLSDTLGLSALVNGLHDATALEEATHTSLLGPFYREATPTLAAGSSIAKNPQPGSECVLYGRVTDATGKPVAGATVSIWQTGADGLYDIQASATSIDYRGVFATDADGLYVLRTVKPLGYSIPMDGPVGAMVKAQERHGMRPAHIHFLVGASGYRELVTALYLRDDPHLADDVVFGSSGDLAVDVAANDPDCPIKGMPSIRFDMRLSRESAADKTSGRVGADPSAIMKRSAKNEPAPAGAAE, encoded by the coding sequence ATGCGTGAGTTAACGCCTGAAACGATCACGGACGCCGTGCTCGACCAGATGGCGACAACGCCGGACCCGCGCCTGAAGGAGATCATGGCGTCGGCGGTCAAGCACCTCCATGCCTTCGCCCGCGAGGTCAATCTGACGCCGGCGGAATGGATCAAAGGCATCGAATTCATGACCGCCGCCGGCAAGATGTGTTCGCCGGAGCGGCAGGAATTCATCCTGCTTTCCGACACGCTCGGCCTCTCCGCGCTCGTCAACGGCCTGCACGACGCCACCGCGCTGGAGGAAGCCACCCACACCAGCCTGCTCGGCCCATTTTACCGCGAGGCCACGCCGACCTTGGCGGCTGGCAGTTCGATCGCCAAAAACCCGCAGCCGGGCAGCGAATGCGTGCTTTACGGCCGCGTCACCGATGCCACCGGCAAGCCGGTCGCGGGCGCCACCGTCTCGATCTGGCAGACCGGTGCCGACGGTCTCTACGACATTCAGGCCAGCGCGACATCGATCGATTATCGCGGCGTGTTCGCAACCGATGCCGATGGTCTCTATGTGCTGCGCACCGTGAAACCACTCGGATATTCGATTCCGATGGACGGGCCGGTCGGCGCCATGGTGAAGGCGCAGGAGCGGCATGGCATGCGGCCGGCGCATATTCACTTCCTGGTCGGCGCATCAGGCTATCGCGAACTAGTCACCGCGCTCTATCTGCGCGACGATCCGCATCTGGCTGACGATGTCGTATTCGGTTCGTCGGGCGATCTCGCCGTCGACGTGGCGGCAAACGATCCGGACTGCCCGATCAAGGGGATGCCGAGCATCCGGTTCGACATGCGGCTGTCGCGCGAAAGTGCGGCCGACAAGACCAGCGGGCGCGTAGGCGCCGATCCGTCGGCGATCATGAAACGATCGGCCAAAAATGAACCCGCTCCGGCAGGGGCTGCCGAATAG